Part of the Ochotona princeps isolate mOchPri1 chromosome 15, mOchPri1.hap1, whole genome shotgun sequence genome, aaagcagtagaggatggcccaggtactcggacccctgcacctgtgtgggagagccggaagaggccTTTGGGTAggggcttcagaacagctcatctcttttggggcatgaaccagcaaatggaagatctctttgtttctctgtttaactctgcttttcaaataaaaatcttaaaaaaaagatggatgtGATTAGCTTGGGAGCTACAGATGGAGAAGGGTTAGCAGCAAGTGAGGGGAGGagcgtggggtggggtggggtgcaagCTGGGTGGCAGGTGTCGCTGGGGGCCCCTCGCCCTGTTGAGGGCTGCAGGTGGGAGGTATGGCCTCAACTACACATGGCCAGGTTTGTGCCAAATGGGGTCAGGCGAGGAAAGCAGGCAGGAAAACCCGAGGCTTCTGTGAGATGCCAGGCCTGGGGGTGAAGCTGGCGGGACTGGCAGGAGCAGGCTTTGCTGAGGGTAGCACAGATGGGACAGGAGACTTGGGGGCTCCTGAGCTTGGGGACACAGACGCACAGTAGACAAGGGCCTGGTGAGGGTCTTAGGGCACAGGCTGGTCCCTGGTGGACTAGGTGGGGACATCACTGCCCACGCATGGGTAGGAGACAGGGTCTTCAGGAAACTAGTGGTAGGaactgtggcccagcctgtgcccagggcagggagggcatCCGTGCGTCCTCTCTCTAAGTCTCACTCTGTTTGCTCTCTGGCTAGCTCCTGGGCCAGCCAGAATACTATGGTGGCCACTAGCTCCTGCAGAGCCAGCTGACCCCCAACTCCCTTTCCCATCTCTGCAGCCTGCCAGGGAGGCCCTGGTCAGTCCGAAGACTTGCAGGATGCGGCAGGAGAGCCCTTCCTGGGGCGGGGGTGTCCAGCCCTGCTCAGAGCGCCCCGTCACCGCCTGGCGACCCCGACACCCCGAGCGCCCCGTCGCCTGTCTGGCGACCCCGACACCCCGAGCTCTTGCGCCCTCTGCTCCGGCCCTGCAGGGTCCAGGTCCAGGTCCCGCGGTCCGAGGCGCCCACCCCGCCGGCCGCTGCTAGGACCCTGGGCGGCCCGGGGGCGGAGCCCGGGGCGCGCGGCGGGGCCCGCCCCCACGCAGGACGGGCCAATGGGGCGGGGGCGGGCCGAGGGCGCGCAGGCGCACGGCGGGGCCGGGCGGGCCGGCTGGCTGGGAAGATGGCGGCGGGAGCCctgggcgccgccgccgccgccgcaggaCGGGCCCGGGGCGTCCCGGGTGCGCGGTCCGGAGTCGGGGCCGGGCCATGAGCGCGCTGCCCTCGAGTGCCCGAGCCGCGGAGCCCGCCCGCGCCCCTAGCCATGGCGCGGCTCGCGGACTATTTCGTGCTGGTGGCGTTCGGGCCGCACCCGCGCGGTGAGTGCGGCGGCCGAGGGCCGGGCGGACGGGGCTCCGGGCCGGCGCCTGGATGCCTGGACGCCTGGAAGCCCGGCCGCCGGGCACGGGCAGCGGGAGGCCCGGGGCGACGCAGCCCTCCCGGCGGCCGTCGGCGGGCCGGCTGCCGGGGTGCGCGGGCAGGCCCGGGGCGcggctggggctggaggaagtGCCGGGGGCGCAGGCGCTCCTGGCCGGGTGCTGAGCCTGGCCGTGACCGCGGTCAGCACCGTGTCCGACCGTGACGTCAGCGCTGGCCAGCATCCTCGGGGTGCCAGGCCCCGCACGACCCTTTGTGTGGGTGAGCTCAGCGCTTCCTCGCAGCGGCCTGCCGGGCTGCCGGGTCCCACCTGCAGAGGGACAGAGCTGTCCAGATGGTTCTGTGGCCATCAGTCACCTCCAGGCCTGCCTGTCTTCTTGCTGGGCTCCACTCGAGCCTGTATGGTGTCCCTGTGTGTCAGTCTCTCCGCTTCTCTGACACCCTGGTGGCCAGGCAGGGGTGAAGGCGACGTGAGTTTGGGAGCTTGTGATCGGAGCTGCGTGGAAGGCAGGAGTGGCAGGGAGGATGGGTTCCCAAACTCCCTTGGGTGGGAGCTGAGCGTCCTCCGGCCAGGATCTCAGCACAGCGGGGTGGCAGGAGGGTTCCAGCAGCCAAGGGCAGGGACCCCTGCTTTGCCGCTGCAGAGCCGGCTGTCTGGACCTGCTTACCCCATTCCCGGGCCTCTGCGAGGGGCCCCAGAAAGTGCTGAACGTTGTATAGGGCTGTGTGTGGGCGTCCTGAGACACAGACCTGAAGGTGAAGGTCCCCAGGACCGCAGGCCTGAGACACCTGGgctcagggctgggagctgggggctggcTAGGGGCAGCTTGTCTTTGACTTCCTGTCTCCTTGCTGGGTGCTGGACCTGGGTGCTGGGCCTTGGTCTCAGCTGCCTAGAGGTCTGTCAGAGGCAGTGTGTGGGTTCTAGTGATTACCAGCTGGGCATCACTCAGGAGGGCGAGGAAGGAGCCAAGGAGGTGAGTGGCTGGGCGGGATATGACCGCTGTGTCCTGCTGGGTCCTAGCAGCTGGCACTGGCCCACCTGCATGGGTCTCACTCGGGCCAGCTCAAGGACCAGACAGATCATCCTGCCCAGTGTGGGTGCCAGGAAGGCCTGGATAGTTCGGCCAGAGTGTCTTGGGGACCTCTCAGGGCGCCAGCCTTGACCTGGCCAGAGTACAAGTGTCATCGTTGGAGGGGCTGCACGTCATCCCCCCAGGCCTGGCCTCACTGGGTCGCTGGGTCGGTATATGATGAAGTGCCATCTCTCGTCCCCGCCCATGTTCCTGTTGTCCTCCTCCAGCAGGTTGGGGCTGTCTGGGATGCTGCTTCCCAACCCCCACCCTGCTAACTCAGAGGGCTGAGTGGACTGGGGAGAAGGGTGGGAGAAGCTGCCAGGCCGTTGGCCACGTCTTGCTGTCAGTCTTGACCAAagccatgtgcctgtgtgtgtctgggtcCCTCTGTGGCTACAGCTGGGTCAGTACTGCCCAGTGGGTCCTTAGGGTGCCCACCAGACAGACGGAGGAAGCCGCATCTTCCTTCACCTCTGGGTCTGGCACGGGCATGAGTTAGTGCCCTGACAGCCCACCCCCCCagacctgctgcccacctggggcTTCCATTCCCCTGGGACAGAGCACTTAGCGTGTGTGCCTTGGGCCTCTCCTCTGCCACCCCCTAGGGCTGGGTACCACACAGCTgtgctggcctgggctggagaGGAAGTGTGCCGCTGCTGCAGGTCAGCTTTGAGGAGCTGGGCAGTGAGCTGAGCTCATCAAGTGTGGGCTGAGGAGGAGTCACCTCAGGGCCTCTCAGTTTGGAGGAGGGTGGGAGCTGCTTTGTTCTCATCCTCTGGGGCTCCGGAAGCTGTCTGGCGGGTCTAAGTGGGGCTGGGTGTGGATCGCATGGTCTGCCTTCAGCAAGCCTTGGTGAGgctgtggtccagcctagctGGCCAGCAGGTGCTCCTGTCACCATGGGGGGCTTGTTGGAGGAAGGGAAAGATGCCTGCCTGCTGGTCCCTCTGGAGACCCCATGATGGATAGCGGAATCAGTTCAGAGAGTGGAGCCCTGCAGAGGCCTCGTAGGCTGAGGGGCAGGTGCAGTTGGCACTTCATGTGAAGGGGCAAGGAGGACTGTGGCTCTGGGAGTGGCCCTTGGAAGGCCACCTGACCTGGCTTTGGGGTGTCTCAGCAGAGACCGCTGTCCCTGTCTGCCTATCTTCCCCCAAGCCTGCTGCCTCGTGGCAAAAACTGGGTGAGCCCTGggtgccagccagggctgggcccagatGGTGGTTTGGGGCCTAGCACAAGGAGGTCCTTGGCGACGTGGGTTGAGGGAGGAGCCACAGCTCTgggagtgtgcatgtgtgccgCCTGGACCTGAGAGGAGGCCCCTGGGTGGGACATAGAGACCTCACGGTAGGAGGGGAGCTAGTGGGGTGTAGGTGGGTGTAGCcccagccaacacctgctgcctgtaGGGTGTCAgcggagtgggggaggggagcaggaagctgaggtttTGTGTCAAGTCAGCCCCCAGCTCCCTGTGACTGTACCGAGCAGCCGTCCGGCCTGGCTCACATCCTTGGTGCTGGCCCTCTTGTGAGATTGTGGCTGGGCTCCTGTGAGGTGTACTGGGTCCCTGGGGATGGTCAGTGCCTGGAGGACTAGCTGTATGTGAGGTGGCCACAGGCTTTGGGGGTCCAAGCAATGGAAGGAGATTCTAGGGGAGCCAGAGGCCTCCTGGAACCCTTCTCTCCCTAGCCAAGGGACGTGGGGCTGATGCAGTGTGCATGCACTGTGACCGTGAGGGCCAGGAGCAGGCCTCACGCCCCCCAACTGCCCATACTCCCGCGCTGCTGctcaggaggctgtggggcatccTGAGATAACATCCTGGCCTAGTGTTTCCTGCTGgcatggaggagagagaggccTGTGTGGGCACAGCTGTCTCAGACAGCAGCTCTGCCCCGGATCTTCATGGGTGGGCTTCCACAGTGCCAGAGGTGGTGATGACCAGGGGTTGGTGGTGCTTGACTGCCCTGTTCGGGCCTGAGCACACTGGACCTTCGCCCACCTGTCAGAGACCCCGCACTGACCCcgttctctctcccacttccaaGCTCCATTCTCACAGTACAGTCCTTCACCAGGGGTCAGGTGTGTGTTGATAGGGCGTGATCTGACAGGTGGAGGAGGGTCAGGTGTGTGTGCTGACAGGTGGAGGAGGGTCAGGTGTGTGCGCTGACAGGTGGAGGAGGGTCAGGTGTGTGCGCTGACAGGTGGAGGAGGGTCAGGTGTGTGGTCTGACAGGTGGAGGAGGGTCAGGTGTGTGCGCTGACAGGTGTAGGAGGGTCAGGTGTGTGCGCTGACAGGTGTAGGAGGGTCAGGTGTGTGCGCTGACAGGTGGAGGAGGGTCAGGTGTGTGGTCTGACAGGTGGAGGAGGGTCAGGTGTGTGTGGTCTGACAGGTGGAGGAGGGTCAGGTGTGTGGTCTGACAGGTGGAGGAGGGTCAGGTGTGTGTGGTCTAACAGGTGGAGGAAGGTCAGGTGTGTGTAGTCTAACAGGTGGAGGAGGGTCAGGTGTGTGTGGTCTGACAGGACAGGGTCAGGTGTGTGTGGTCTGACAGGTGGAGGAGGGTCAGGTGTGTGGTCTGACAGGTGGAGGAGGGTCAGGTGTATGGTCTGACAGGTGGAGGAGGGTCAGGTGTGTGTGCTGACAGGTGGAGGAGTGTCAGGTGTGTGTTGACAGGACAGGGTGGGGTGTGGTCTGACAAGTGGAGGAGGGTCaggtgtgtgtgatgcttacaGGACAGGGTCAGGTGTGTGCGCTGACAGGTGGAGGAGGGTCAGGTGTGTGTGGTTTGACAGGTGGAGGAGGGTCAGGTGTGTGTTGACCAGGGCGTGGTCTGATGGGTGGAAGAGGGTCAGGCGTGATGCTGACAGGTGGAGGAGAGTCTGGTGTGAGTGGTGACAGGGTCAGGTGTGGTAGGTGTAGTATAGCTTTACGGCTTCATGCAGTGGGTGGGCGTCTCCTCTCTGGTGGTCTGGGCCTGGTTGCTTGTCCTGCCTCCCCATCATACTGTTCAGGAGCCTCCTATAGTGCCAGGTGGGACCTGGGTGCCTGAGTGTGAGGGAGGATGGTCTAAACACCTGGTGTGGTCTACAGGGAGCGGGGAAGGCCAGGGCCAGATCCTGCAGCGCTTCCCAGAGAAGGACTGGGAGGACAATCCCTTCCCACAGGGCATCGAGCTGGTGAGTAGGCGTGGTCCATGGTGGCCCGCCTGGGAGTAAGACTGGACGTTGGGCTGGGCGGGGTGGGTGGCTGCATTGTCGTCCTGCTGAGGGGACTGTGCCTTTGGTGGTCCCCTCTCAGACACCGACCCCAGAATCTGGGTTGTGGCTCCTGGCAGTGCCGATGCTGGAGGGTGGGCTGGATGGGGCAGTGTGGGGGAGGCAGCTGATGGCCAGGCCTGCCCTGCAGTTCTGCCAGCCCAGTGGGTGGCAGCTGTGTCCTGAGAGGAACCCGCCGACGTTCTTCGTTGCTGTCCTCACCGACATCAACTCTGAGCGGCACTACTGCGCCTGCCTGACCTTCTGGGAGCCAGTGGAGCCCACACAGGTCAGCTGGCGGGCCCTGGGCTCCATTGCCTGGGACCCTGACTCCCTCTGCCCTGTCCTTGGGATTGGCTCCTCCCCTTTGCCTGTGCGACTGTCTTCATCCCCTTGGGGACCAGAGCAGAAGGGGCTTTTTGTCTGTAGGAGGCCGTGTGCGCCGCGGACGCCCCTGAGAGGGAAGAGGCTTCAGAGGAGGGCGGCTTGGCACGGCTCTCCCCCACGGGGCTGGCCCAGTCCGGCCAGCTGTTTGCTCCCAAGACGCTAGTGCTGGTGTCACGGCTGGACCACGCAGACGTGTTCAGGGTGAGGCAAGCAGCCAGGGTGGTGAGGCCAGGCAGGATGCGGTGTGTTGCCACCGGCTGCACTGCCACCCCTCGGCCCTGCTTGGGTCTTACAGAACAGCCTGGGTCTCATCTACACCATCCACGTGGAGGGCCTGAACGTGTGCCTGGAGAACGTGGTTGGGAACCTGCTGAGCTGCACTGTCCCGCTGGCGGGAGGCTCCCAGGTACGTGGAGCCCAGCCGGGCCTCGCACTCtatgccctggccctggccctgcctgtctGCCGTGGGCTTCCTGCGTGtgccatgtgtgctgtgtgtctaaCGTGTCTCTCTGCCGTCTGTCCTGTGCAGCTGGACTCTGTTGAGGAAGGAGCGGTATGGATTTTTTGTTgattctgccttcccaggccctgttcctgccccaggcTAGAGGCAGCTGCCTCCCGCCTTGAGCTGCTCAGGCCGGCAGAGGCCCGGTGTGCCTTGGGCTCTGCGGCCCGCCCCGCCAGCTCCTTTTTGGGTGTCTTAGTCTACAGGATCCACCTGGGGCCCCAGAGCTCTGGGCAGGCTGCTCAGTCTCAACCCTTCTCTCTCCGTAGAGAACCATCTCCCTAGGGGCAGGAGACCGACAGGTCATCCAGACTCCGCTGGCAGACTCACTGCCTGTGAGCCGCTGCAGCGTGGCCCTGCTCTTCCGCCAGCTGGGTGAGGATGGGTGTCAGTGTCTGACCCAGTGGGTTGCAGGTGTGGTTCTGGTCGAGCTCCTCACTGAGCACCCTGCCCATAGGCATCACCAACGTGCTGTCATTGTTCTGTGCTGCCCTCACGGAGCACAAGGTCCTCTTCCTGTCCCGGAGCTACCAGCGGCTTGCCGATGCCTGCCGGGGCCTGCTGgccctgctgtttcctctcagaTACAGGTGCCTGtctgcccagcacccccagccccagccccagccccagccccagcccctcttcTGGCCCTCCCAGGGCTCATGCACGCTGTGGGGTCTGACGCAGCTTCCCCTACGTGCCCATCCTGCCGGCGCAGCTGCTGGAGGTCCTCAGCACACCCACGCCCTTCATCATCGGGGTTAACGCGGCCTTCCAGGCAGAGACCCAGGAGCTGGTAAGGGCTGTGGCCTGCTTCGGCCTTGCTGCACGGGCTTGCGGGGCCCTGACTTGTGGTTTCCTTTGCCCCCACCCAGCTGGACGTGATCGTGGCTGACCTGGATGGCGGGACGGTGACTGTTCCCGAGTGTGTGCACATTCCGCCCCTGCCGGAGCCTCTGCAGAGCCAGACCCACAATGTTCTGAGCATGGTGAGGGGTGTGGGCCTCGGGCTTGGAGAACACGCTGCCTGCAGCAGGGGGAGTCCGGAGGCCCAGGCCGGCTATGCAGCTGGCCGTCTGTCTACACCTGCAGGTCCTGGATCCAGAGCTGGAGCTAGCTGACTTGGCCTTCCCCCCACCCACAACATCCACCTCTTCCCTGAAGATGCAGGTGGGTGCAGGCCCTGTACCTCTCCCTCAGGTCCGCCGTCCCCACCTCCCAGGCCAGAGAAGAAGAACGGCGGGGGAGGGGCCAGGGGTTTGTAGCCTGGGCTCAGGCAAGGCTGCGAGGAGCCTGAGGGGTGGAAGGACAGTGGTGGGCCAGGAGGTGTCTGGGACTCCATTCCTTTCAGGGTTGGGGTGGAGAACagtggctggcagggctgggggcctggctcTCACCCGCGTGCCTGTGCCCCCAGGACAAAGAGCTGCGTGCCGTCTTCCTGCGTCTCTTTGCCCAGCTTCTGCAGGGCTACCGTTGGTGCCTACACATCGTACGCATCCACCCTGAGCCCGTGATCCGCTTCCACAAGGTGGCTGCCAGGGCTTGCTGaatggggtgggccgtgctgccagtCAGACCCTGAGGGGCTTACCTCTGCGTGTTCTCCCAGGCAGCCTTCCTTGGCCAGCGTGGGTTGGTGGAGGACGAGTTCCTGATGAAGGTGCTGGAGGGCATGGCCTTTGCAGGCTTCGTGTCAGAACGCGGGGTCCCCTACCGCCCCACGGACCTGTTTGATGAGGTGCGCCCCCACCTACTGTGCCCACTGTGTGCTGCACCCCAGTCGCCTACCCCTTGATCCTGCCTTACCCCgcctcctgcctgccccagctGGTCGCCCACGAGGTGGCACGGATGCGTGCAGATGAGAGCCACCCACAACGTGTCCTGCGCCACGTCCAGGAGCTGGCAGAGCAGCTCTACAAAAATGTACGCCTTGGGGTCTGGGGACAGCATCGGGGCGGGCACCTGCTATGTTGGCCCGGCCTGCTGGCCCATGTCTGCCCTTCTGCCCCCAGGAGAACCCGTATCCTGCTGTGGCCATGCACAAGGTGCAGAGGCCAGGAGAGGCCAGCCACCTGCGACGGGCACCCCGACCCTTCCCCCGGCTGGATGAGGGCACCGTGCAGTGGATCGTGGACCAGGCGGCTGCCAAGATGCAGGGCGCACCCCCGGCTGTGAAAGCTGAGAAGAGGACCACCGTGCCCTCAGGGCCCCCCATGAGTGTGTAATGGGGAGAGCCAGATGGGTGGGCAGGCCTCTGGCGGGTGGGGCCATGGGCAGGGCAAGCAGGTGAGGACATGGGTGGCTCTGGCGGTTGAGGACTTGGGCGGCCCTGGTGGGTGCGGACATGGGCGACCTTGGTGGGTGGGGACATGGGCAGGGCAAGCGTGTGGTGTCTTCTCAGCGGCCATTCTGGAGCGGGGCAGCGGGCTGCATGCCAACAGTGCCCGCCGGCTGGAGGTGGTGCGCAACTGCATCTCTTACGTGTTCGAGGGCAAGATGCTTGAGGCCAAGAAGGTGAGGCTGGGGGCTCCCACGGGGCCAGGCCAACTGCTCTCAGGGAGTTCGGGCTTTGCCTGGGCACCGTGGGGTTcctcctcccctgctggaccatggGGATGGGGTCTGGCTGCAGGGAGTGCCACATCTCCCACAGGGCTTAGCACTGGCAGGTCGGGCTCCTCAGAGGCCTTGATGTGCCCTTTGTGGCCCTCATGGCAGCAGTGGGGACCTGGGGCTGTCCTGTGTGCAGAGCTGCAGGCCTGTGACCTGTGAGTGGATGCTGGGGGACCTGGGAGAGAAGAACCCTGTGCCTGGATGTTGCTGTTTGTGCATCTTTGTTTTCCAGAACGTTCCCTTGCACAGGCGTAGTCAGGATTGCTCAGTGATGCCTGGACCTGGGCACACCCACCCTGTTGACAAGGCttttggttccctgccactctcCTCAGCCTCATATGTCCCTTGTCTCTGCCCCAGTTGCTCCCGGCTGTGTTGAGGGCCCTGAAGGGGCGAGCTGCCCGCCGCTGCCTCGCCCAGGAGCTGCACCTGCACGTGCAGCAGAACCGTGCTGTCCTAGACCACCAGCAGTTCGACTTTGTTGTGCGCATGATGAATTGCTGCCTACAGGTGAGtctgcagcctgggcctggggTACCCTGTGAGACAGATGCCTGGGGGGCCTCCCCTTGGGGGGTAGAGTACTTGGGGCCCCCCAGGGTACAGTACTGGGAGGCCTCCCCCTGGGGGTAGAGTACTGGGGAGGCCTCCCCCTGGGGTGTACAGTACCGTGGGGGTACAGTCCTGGGGCCTCCCCCTGGGGGTCACAGTATTGGGAGTTCTTCCCCTGGGGGTCACAGAGGTGTAAGATACTGCTCTGTGATGGCATCAGGCATGGCAGGGTGGCTCTGCAGGGGGAGGGGTCCCAGTGGGCTCAGCATTCTGCCCACAGGATTGCACATCGCTGGATGAGCATGGCATTGCAGCTGCCCTGCTGCCCCTGGTCACAGCCTTCTGCCGGGTGAGTGCTGGGTGGCCTTGGGtgggctccctggctgtggctggtAGCAGCTGACTGACCCCCTGCTGCGCTGGCCCCTGCAGAAGCTGAGCCCAGGGGTGACGCAGTTTGCATACAGCTGCGTGCAGGAACATGTGGTGTGGAGCACCCCGCAGTTCTGGGAAGCCATGTTCTATGGGGATGTGCAGACCCACATCCGTGCCCTCTACCTGGAGCCAGCGGAGGACCAAGCCCTCTCCCAGGTGTGCAGACTCCATGGGGATGGAGACAGGGCTAGGGCCTGCGTGTGCCTGTCACTGCCCCATATGTGTCCTGCTCACTGCCCCATGTGTGTCCTGCTCACTGccccttgtgtgtgtgtcctgctcactgccccatgtgtgtgtgtcctgctcactgccctgtgtgtTCTGCTCACTGCCCCATGTGTGTCCTGCTCACTgccccatgtgtgtgtgtcctgctcactgccctgtgtgtcctgctcactgccccatgtgtgtgtgtcctgctcactgccctgtgtgtTCTGCTCACTGCCCCGTGTGTCCTGCTCACTgccccatgtgtgtgtgtcctgctcactgccttgtgtgtcctgctcactgccccatgtgtgtcctgctcactgccccttgtgtgtcctgctcactgccccttgtgtgtgtgtcatgctcACTGCCCcgtgtgtgtgtcctgctcactgccctgtgtgtcctgctcactgtcctgtgtgtctgtcctgctcactgccttgtgtgtcctgctcactgtcctgtgtgtcctgctcactgccctgtgtgtcctgctcactgccccatgtgtgtcctgctcactgccccttgtgtgtgtgtcctgctcactgccccgtgtgtgtgtcctgctcactgccttgtgtgtgtgtcctgctcactgtcctgtgtgtcctgctcactgtcctgtgtgtctgtcctgctcactgccttgtgtgtcctgctcactgccccttgtgtgtgtgtcctgctcactgccccgtgtgtgtgtcctgctcactgccctgtgtgtcctgctcactgccccatgtgtgtcctgctcactgtcctgtgtgtctgtcctgctcactgccttgtgtgtcctgctcactgtcctgtgtgtcctgctcactgccctgtgtgtcctgctcactgccccatgtgtgtcctgctcactgccccttgtgtgtgtgtcctgctcactgccccgtgtgtgtgtcctgctcacTGTCCCGTGTGTCTGTCCTGCTCACTGTCCTGTGTGTCCTGCTCACTGTCCTGTGTGTCTGTCCTGCTCACTGTCCTGTGTGTCTGTCCTGCTCACTGCCTTGTGTGTCCTGCTCACTGCCCCTTGTGTGTGTCCTGCCCTGGTAGGAGGGAGAGACGCCATCCCAGGAGGACGAGCGCTCTGCCCTGGATGTGGCCTCTGAGCAGCGGCGCCTGTGGCCCACACTGAGTcgagagaagcagcaggagctggtgcAGAAAGAGGAGAGCACGGTGTTCAGCCAGGCCATCCACTACGCCAACCGCATGAGCTACCTATTGTTGCCCCTGGACAGCAGCAAGAGCCGCCTGCTGCGTGAGCGAGCGGGGCTGGGCGACCTGGAAAGCGCCAGCAACAGCCTGGTCACCaacaggtgggtgcagggcagggTGGAGGGACGGGGGCGGGAGGGCCAGGGGTAAGGCCCATGCCCACCAACCCCTCCCTGGTCCAGCATGGCGGGCAGCGTGGCTGAAAGCTATGACACAGAGAGCGGCTTTGAGGATGCCGAGACCTGTGACGTGGCGGGGGCTGTGGTCCGCTTCATCAACCGCTTTGTGGACAAGGTCTGCACGGAGAGTGGGGTCACCAGCGACCACCTCAAGGGGCTGCATGTCATGGTGCCAGGTATGGGGCTCGAGACACACTTGCCCTCGCCCAGCGCTGGTGTAGGCCCCAGGCTGAACCTTGCTCTCTCTAGACATCGTCCAGATGCACATTGAGACCCTGGAGGCCGTGCACCGGGAGAGCAAGAGGCTGCCTCCCATCCAGAaggtgcaggggtggggcaggggcgggctgggggcaggacccgggctgggggcaggactggggcaggggcggggctggaaggcagtgtggggtggggcggggcggggcgggcctgctgcctcctgaggcaCGGCCCTTGTGCCTGAGCAGCCCAAACTCCTGCGGCCCCGCCTGCTGCCTGGTGAGGAGTGTGTGCTGGACGGCCTGCGTGTCTACCTGCTGCCTGACGGCCGGGAGGAAGGGGCCGGGGGCAGCAGCGGTGGGCCTGCACTGCTCCCGGCCGAGGGCGCCGTTTTCCTCACCACATACCGCGTCATCTTTACGGGGATGCCCACTGACCCCCTAGGTGAGCTGTCACCCCTGCCAGGTCCTGGGGTGGGCGGGACTTCTCTTGCGCTCTATTTCTCATCCCCAAGAGGCCCCCAGGACTACACACTCGAGGTTCTGTGGCCCCTCCCCTCCTGTTCTGATGCCCTGGCCTATGGGCAGTGGGGGAGCAGGTGGTGGTCCGCTCCTTCCCTGTGGCGGCGCTGACCAAGGAGAAGCGCATCAGCGTGCAGACCCCAGTGGACCAGCTGCTGCAGGACGGGCTCCAGCTGCGCTCCTGTACCTtccaggtgggcaggcagggcccagGAGGGGTGCTGGTATCCTCCAACCCGCCTCCCCCGGGGGGGGTGCTCGCTGGGGCCTGTGTCTGGTGCCCTGGGCAGGTCCAGCCTCCATGCAGGCGTGGGAGTGGGATGGCCCCTTAAGTCTCGTCTGCTGCTGTGGCCCCCAGccccccccagccccagcatcgACGTCGGGAGGGGCTGGGGACTGTCCGGAACCCTGAGGGCCCTGTGTCTGTCCAGCTGCTCAAGATGGCCTTCGATGAGGAGGTGGGCTCTGATAGCGCCGAGCTCTTCCGCAAGCAGCTGCACAAGCTGCGCTTCCCGCCGGACATCCGAGGGACCTTCGCCTTCTCCCTGGGTGGCGCCCATGCACCCGGCCGGCCGCCTCGGACTACCAAGGACAAGGCTTCACTCAGGTGGGAGTGCGGACCCTGGTGCCCTCGTCCCGTCCCGCCAGGACAGGTCACAGGTCGTGGGTAACCCCACCCTCATCTTCACAGAACGCTGTCCCGGAACCTGGTGAAGAACGCCAAGAAAACCATCGGGCGCCAGTACGTGACCCGGAAGAAGTACAACCCCCCCGGCTGGGAGCCCCGGGGCCAGTCCCCAGCTGAGGACCAGGAGGATGAGATCTCAGGTGGGTGCCTGCCTGGGGGGCTGCGTGCTTGCGGACAGCGGGAAGGCCCTGGTAGGCCAGGGGCCGGTGATGATGAGCAACTTGTGCCGGTCCTGCAGTGTCGGAGGAGCCGGAACCCAGCACGCTGACTCCAGCCTCGGCCCTCAAACCCTCCGACCGCATGACCATGAGCAGCCTGGTGGAGCGGGCCTGCTGCCGGGACTACCAGCGCTTGGGCCTCGGCACGCTGAGTAGCAGCCTGAGCCGGGCCAAGTCTGAGCCCTTCCGCATCTCACCAGTCAACCGCATGTATGCCATCTGCCGCAGgtgagcctggcacagcccacgGAGTTCCCTGATGGTGGGCgacccccaggctccagccactCTCACGGGCCTGCCTCCCTTGC contains:
- the SBF1 gene encoding myotubularin-related protein 5 isoform X2, translating into MARLADYFVLVAFGPHPRGSGEGQGQILQRFPEKDWEDNPFPQGIELFCQPSGWQLCPERNPPTFFVAVLTDINSERHYCACLTFWEPVEPTQEAVCAADAPEREEASEEGGLARLSPTGLAQSGQLFAPKTLVLVSRLDHADVFRNSLGLIYTIHVEGLNVCLENVVGNLLSCTVPLAGGSQRTISLGAGDRQVIQTPLADSLPVSRCSVALLFRQLGITNVLSLFCAALTEHKVLFLSRSYQRLADACRGLLALLFPLRYSFPYVPILPAQLLEVLSTPTPFIIGVNAAFQAETQELLDVIVADLDGGTVTVPECVHIPPLPEPLQSQTHNVLSMVLDPELELADLAFPPPTTSTSSLKMQDKELRAVFLRLFAQLLQGYRWCLHIVRIHPEPVIRFHKAAFLGQRGLVEDEFLMKVLEGMAFAGFVSERGVPYRPTDLFDELVAHEVARMRADESHPQRVLRHVQELAEQLYKNENPYPAVAMHKVQRPGEASHLRRAPRPFPRLDEGTVQWIVDQAAAKMQGAPPAVKAEKRTTVPSGPPMTAILERGSGLHANSARRLEVVRNCISYVFEGKMLEAKKLLPAVLRALKGRAARRCLAQELHLHVQQNRAVLDHQQFDFVVRMMNCCLQDCTSLDEHGIAAALLPLVTAFCRKLSPGVTQFAYSCVQEHVVWSTPQFWEAMFYGDVQTHIRALYLEPAEDQALSQEGETPSQEDERSALDVASEQRRLWPTLSREKQQELVQKEESTVFSQAIHYANRMSYLLLPLDSSKSRLLRERAGLGDLESASNSLVTNSMAGSVAESYDTESGFEDAETCDVAGAVVRFINRFVDKVCTESGVTSDHLKGLHVMVPDIVQMHIETLEAVHRESKRLPPIQKPKLLRPRLLPGEECVLDGLRVYLLPDGREEGAGGSSGGPALLPAEGAVFLTTYRVIFTGMPTDPLVGEQVVVRSFPVAALTKEKRISVQTPVDQLLQDGLQLRSCTFQLLKMAFDEEVGSDSAELFRKQLHKLRFPPDIRGTFAFSLGGAHAPGRPPRTTKDKASLRTLSRNLVKNAKKTIGRQYVTRKKYNPPGWEPRGQSPAEDQEDEISVSEEPEPSTLTPASALKPSDRMTMSSLVERACCRDYQRLGLGTLSSSLSRAKSEPFRISPVNRMYAICRSYPGLLIVPQSVQDNALQRVSRCYRQNRFPVVCWRSGRSRAVLLRSGGLHGKGVVGLFKAQNAPSPGQSQADSSSLEQEKYLQAVVSSMPRYADASGRNTLSGFSSAHMGAHGKWGSVRASGRSSGLGADVGSRLAGRDVLGPPQANGAPSDPGFLRPQRAALYIIGDKAQLKGVRPDPLQQWELVPIEVFEVRQVKASFKKLLKACVPGCPAAEPGPASFLRSLEDSEWLTQIHKLLQVSVLVVELLDSGSSVLVSLEDGWDITTQVVSLVQLLSDPFYRTLEGFRLLVEKEWLSFGHRFSHRGAHTLAGQSSGVTPVFLQFLDCVHQVHLQFPMEFEFSQFYLKFLGYHHTSRRFRTFLLDSDYERIELGVLYEEKGERRGQPACRSVWEYVERLSKRTPVFYNYMYAPEDTEVLRPYSNVSNLKVWDFYTEETLAEGPPYDWELAQGPPEPPEEERPEGGAPQSRRRVVWPCYDSRPRAQPDAISRLLEELQRLETELGRSPERWKDAWDRVKAAQRLEGPGRPDGRATPSSLLASSVPHHRRSLGVYLQEGPVGSTLSLSLDSDQSSGSTTSSSRQAARRSTSTLYSQFQTAESENRSYEGTLYKKGAFMKPWKARWFVLDKTKHQLRYYDHRVDTECKGIIDLAEVEAVAPGTPTMGAPKTVDEKAFFDVKTTRRVYNFCAQDVPSAQQWVDRIQSCLSDA